A single genomic interval of Blattabacterium sp. (Nauphoeta cinerea) harbors:
- a CDS encoding regulatory iron-sulfur-containing complex subunit RicT, whose protein sequence is MNKSCSDCFNKCAKKENILQKKQCYKLNVLDWLSNIQSPFEYKKYDIIEIQFKNDRKEFFINQKKIPLNQGDIVTVEPKSGTGYDIGIVYLTGELVKLQIRNHTINLNTFKKIYRKSTYKEINIWKSFKKKESTTLLKAKKIAKNLNLSMKICDVEYQGDGEKAIFYYTAENRIDFRKLIKEFAFHFHTRIEMRQIGYRQEAAKIGGIGSCGRELCCSTWLKNFKSVTTHSARYQQLSINIQKLTGQCGKLKCCLNYELDSYLDAIKYFPDFNRKIHTEKGIAQCMKIDVFKREMWYSYVKSPNTWFKIKVKKIKEILEKNKVTPPLEELSTINTIQKTELTFKDLSI, encoded by the coding sequence ATGAACAAATCATGCTCTGATTGTTTCAATAAATGTGCAAAAAAAGAAAATATTCTTCAAAAGAAACAATGTTACAAACTTAATGTATTAGATTGGTTATCCAATATTCAATCTCCTTTTGAATATAAAAAATATGATATTATAGAGATACAATTTAAAAATGATAGAAAAGAATTTTTTATTAATCAAAAAAAAATACCCCTTAATCAAGGAGATATTGTTACTGTGGAACCAAAATCTGGAACGGGATACGATATAGGTATAGTTTATTTAACTGGAGAGTTGGTTAAATTACAAATAAGAAATCATACTATTAATTTAAATACTTTCAAAAAAATATATAGGAAATCAACATACAAAGAAATAAATATTTGGAAATCTTTCAAAAAAAAAGAATCTACAACTCTTTTAAAAGCTAAAAAAATTGCAAAAAATTTAAATCTTTCTATGAAAATTTGTGATGTAGAATATCAAGGGGATGGAGAAAAAGCTATTTTTTATTATACAGCTGAAAACAGAATTGATTTTAGAAAATTAATTAAAGAATTCGCTTTTCATTTTCATACACGTATAGAAATGCGTCAAATAGGATATAGACAAGAAGCGGCAAAAATTGGAGGAATTGGTTCTTGTGGTCGTGAATTATGTTGTTCTACTTGGTTAAAAAATTTTAAAAGTGTAACAACTCATTCTGCAAGATATCAACAGCTTTCCATAAATATTCAAAAATTAACCGGACAATGTGGGAAACTAAAATGCTGTCTTAATTATGAATTAGATTCCTATTTAGATGCTATAAAATATTTCCCAGATTTTAACAGAAAAATTCATACAGAAAAGGGGATCGCTCAATGTATGAAAATTGATGTTTTCAAACGAGAAATGTGGTATTCCTATGTTAAGAGTCCCAATACTTGGTTCAAAATTAAAGTAAAAAAAATTAAAGAAATTTTAGAAAAAAATAAAGTGACACCTCCTTTAGAGGAATTATCAACTATCAATACCATTCAAAAAACAGAGTTGACATTTAAAGATTTATCTATATAA
- the coaD gene encoding pantetheine-phosphate adenylyltransferase — MNKKIAVFPGSFDPITLGHCDIIIRALNLFDKIIIAIGKNLEKKSMFSLKKRKKWIQKTFIKLSQKIEIDSFNGLTISFCIKKKARFLLRGIRNQLDFEFEKNIFIINKELYKKHIIETVYLFSSYEKSHIHSYLVRDVIKNGGDYTIFVPSTVRI; from the coding sequence ATGAATAAAAAAATAGCTGTGTTTCCTGGATCTTTTGATCCTATTACTTTAGGACATTGTGATATTATTATTAGAGCTTTGAATTTATTTGATAAAATTATTATAGCTATTGGAAAAAATTTAGAAAAAAAAAGCATGTTTTCTCTTAAAAAAAGAAAAAAATGGATACAAAAAACTTTTATAAAATTATCACAAAAAATAGAAATTGATTCATTTAATGGATTAACTATTTCTTTCTGCATAAAAAAAAAAGCTAGATTTTTATTAAGAGGAATTCGAAATCAATTAGATTTTGAATTTGAAAAAAATATATTTATAATTAATAAAGAATTATATAAAAAACATATTATTGAAACAGTTTATCTTTTTTCTTCTTATGAAAAATCTCATATTCATTCTTATCTTGTCAGAGATGTTATAAAGAATGGAGGAGATTACACTATATTTGTTCCTTCTACTGTTAGAATATAA